In a genomic window of Acropora muricata isolate sample 2 chromosome 2, ASM3666990v1, whole genome shotgun sequence:
- the LOC136908931 gene encoding uncharacterized protein isoform X2 — MSECGLTMLLKNENKTSVIQAILFHDAIGRTKTALDQLRDGLSCLGFLEKMNTYPVLFEELFVFKGSSLTSEAEVSLLTFPTSMDNEEKRVDGFLTEFLMDSSQDTLKMFLTFVRVDIKKLANGVHSLQIGPDTVITISGKCSSLNLATDRIARVKIPQFWLKWGNIKNSEKRDSKTAQCALNWRPKCERLICICKRNIYFARLK, encoded by the exons ATGTCTGAGTGTGGACTTACAATGCTGTTAAAG AATGAGAACAAGACCTCTGTAATACAAGCCATACTTTTCCACGATGCAATTGGAAGAACGAAGACTGCACTTGACCAGCTAAGAGATGGTTTGTCTTGTTTGGGCTTTCTAGAGAAAATGAATACATATCCTGTGCTCTTTGAagaactttttgttttcaaaggatCATCCCTTACAAGTGAAGCAGAAGTTAGTCTTCTCACGTTCCCTACCTCTATGGACAACGAAGAGAAAAGAGTGGATGGTTTTCTGACAGAGTTTCTGATGGACTCTTCTCAGGATACTCTAAAGATGTTTCTGACATTTGTAAGAG TTGATATTAAGAAGCTGGCAAATGGTGTTCACAGTTTGCAAATAGGCCCTGATACTGTCATTACCATATCTGGAAAGTGTAGCTCGTTAAACTTGGCAACAGATCGCATAGCAAGAGTGAAGATTCCCCAGTTTTGGCTGAAATGGGGCAACATCAAGAACAGTGAAAAGAGAGATAGTAAAACAGCTCAATGTGCTTTAAATTGGAGACCAAAATGCGAAAGACTGATCTGCATTTGTAAAAGGAACATTTATTTTGCCCGATTAAAGTAA
- the LOC136909034 gene encoding XK-related protein 6-like yields the protein MQRSIDGFFTNERSPVDSRSIVAVQDEGNAEPEGRSILAEEDGGTSLWNGRAKSGLLALCTPFLIALLFLIDVSMDFKLAASHWSQGNRKWAAYTLGVVALSLFIVDVVSFIFYFSDSQDDNKTWWLKQDKLHVRPWFYLLHFVFCGRIVRCFQIFKMVRVIRQIEYNNRQEPQNIQRYRLHISQLYEMSILGVLEAFTEEAPQVALQFYISLQKDFDWNSPADIFVVLNILKSLIFFSYSLLNFAVNIRYSKEDAALLNWISWASVLYFFWRLFMIISRLQAFALFANVFKELVFVTVVVHLIVSCFLICLQKDDYFSPRSVRDILFRSTFCCINIFCFFPLEGKRTRRWAIPYYMLIFVENSVFTLMWYLYSEFSKTFKITMLIVSWATFSLGIVCLLLYYGFFHPFVTANPRENTANCATTEDDVNVASGTGYVVFESSV from the exons ATGCAGCGGTCGATAGATGGATTTTTTACAAATGAACG TTCTCCTGTTGATTCGCGATCAATTGTTGCAGTTCAAGACGAAGGTAATGCTGAACCTGAAGGCCGTTCAATCTTGGCCGAAGAAGATGGAGGAACAAGTTTATGGAATGGAAGAGCTAAAAGCGGCCTCCTAGCACTTTGTACACCATTTTTGATAGCTCTCTTATTTCTGATTGACGTTTCCATGGATTTTAAGCTGGCGGCTTCACATTGGAGTCAAGGGAATCGGAAATGGGCAGCCTACACTCTTGGCGTGGTGGCATTATCGCTGTTTATAGTGGACGTCGTatcattcattttttatttttctgactCGCAAGATGATAATAAAACGTGGTGGTTGAAACAGGACAAATTGCACGTTCGACCTTGGTTTTACTTGTTACATTTCGTTTTCTGTGGCCGTATTGTGAG ATGCTTTCAAATTTTCAAGATGGTTCGTGTAATTCGACAGATTGAATACAATAATCGTCAAGAGCCGCAAAACATTCAGCGATATCGCCTTCACATTTCTCAGTTGTATGAGATGAGTATATTGGGTGTTTTGGAAGCTTTTACTGAGGAGGCGCCACAG GTCGCTCTTCAATTTTACATTTCTCTGCAAAAAGACTTCGACTGGAACTCACCAGCTGATATCTTTGTGGTATTAAACATCCTGAAGTCGCTGATATTTTTTTCATACAGCCTGCTTAACTTCGCTGTCAACATTCGCTATTCAAAGGAAGATGCCGCCTTGTTAAACTGGATTAGTTGGGCCTCTGTCCTCTATTTTTTCTGGCGTCTATTTATGATCATTTCCAGGTTACAAGCCTTCGCTCTTTTTGCAAATGTATTTAAGGAGCTAGTGTTCGTAACGGTAGTTGTCCATCTTATTGTCTCGTGCTTCCTTATATGTTTGCAAAAGGATGACTATTTTAGCCCAAGGTCTGTAAGGGACATACTATTTCGCAGCACCTTTTGCTGTATTAACATATTCTGCTTTTTTCCTCTGGAAGGTAAAAGAACTCGTCGATGGGCGATTCCTTATTACATGTTGATCTTTGTTGAAAACTCGGTCTTTACTTTGATGTGGTACTTATATTCAGAATTTAGTAAAACGTTCAAAATTACTATGTTGATAGTCTCATGGGCAACGTTTTCACTTGGTATCGTCTGCCTATTGCTATACTATGGCTTTTTCCATCCTTTTGTAACTGCAAATCCGCGAGAAAATACTGCAAATTGCGCAACTACAGAAGATGATGTTAACGTTGCCTCAGGCACTGGTTATGTGGTATTTGAAAGTAGCGTATAA
- the LOC136908931 gene encoding uncharacterized protein isoform X1 codes for MSECGLTMLLKNENKTSVIQAILFHDAIGRTKTALDQLRDGLSCLGFLEKMNTYPVLFEELFVFKGSSLTSEAEVSLLTFPTSMDNEEKRVDGFLTEFLMDSSQDTLKMFLTFVRAVDIKKLANGVHSLQIGPDTVITISGKCSSLNLATDRIARVKIPQFWLKWGNIKNSEKRDSKTAQCALNWRPKCERLICICKRNIYFARLK; via the exons ATGTCTGAGTGTGGACTTACAATGCTGTTAAAG AATGAGAACAAGACCTCTGTAATACAAGCCATACTTTTCCACGATGCAATTGGAAGAACGAAGACTGCACTTGACCAGCTAAGAGATGGTTTGTCTTGTTTGGGCTTTCTAGAGAAAATGAATACATATCCTGTGCTCTTTGAagaactttttgttttcaaaggatCATCCCTTACAAGTGAAGCAGAAGTTAGTCTTCTCACGTTCCCTACCTCTATGGACAACGAAGAGAAAAGAGTGGATGGTTTTCTGACAGAGTTTCTGATGGACTCTTCTCAGGATACTCTAAAGATGTTTCTGACATTTGTAAGAG CAGTTGATATTAAGAAGCTGGCAAATGGTGTTCACAGTTTGCAAATAGGCCCTGATACTGTCATTACCATATCTGGAAAGTGTAGCTCGTTAAACTTGGCAACAGATCGCATAGCAAGAGTGAAGATTCCCCAGTTTTGGCTGAAATGGGGCAACATCAAGAACAGTGAAAAGAGAGATAGTAAAACAGCTCAATGTGCTTTAAATTGGAGACCAAAATGCGAAAGACTGATCTGCATTTGTAAAAGGAACATTTATTTTGCCCGATTAAAGTAA
- the LOC136908754 gene encoding diamine oxidase [copper-containing]-like, whose protein sequence is MAKDRTRETCILRVACAALTLLSLALIVTLIVVTTKGKREALGDGTASRQQDDCPDATKLSASPVRSAGLYDDLSKDEIIAVRDYILQQPSLNLTAYENAALNDNYIFLIELKQPPKDKALDFLDHENAPKPERTARVVIYNGGKKPPIVSEYLVSPAGNPIRYQETRGPGQKYPIPFDMRAMDGKEAEVTERIVSNAAKQANKLLRESYDGYTYDGCTDRCLTWSDSGPGEFGKRGKWIWFLRDLQGNYVQPVGFELYLNTQGSDSTLWKIGKVFYFNSSFDSVGDLMDAYTNGSIPKVFLPAPSYSSDSPLYSSFLRRGEPQPPIPLRPPRVVEPDGKRYTVSGRHVEYMKWSFDFRSRSSTGLQVFDIRFDGQRIVYELSLQEAAAFYSGWSPMQMQTDYLDTAWGMGSSKFELVRGTDCPDTATFFDTIHFVDAIDPVKYRNSICLFELDLGLPLRRHFDNNFQGGYDFYGGMPGSALVLRSISTAYNYDYIYDYLFYPNGVVEARVSTTGYVQATLWTPNEASYGNPIHPWVAGTIHDHLLHYKVDLDISGRKHSYETIDIKIENITNPWFPQARRVQKVLRRNVKKTEQDAIYKQNFEHPKYLNFFNKGIVNKMGVSRGYRIHIRDMMKQMYPKDWGIVNGAAWTENQMTVTKWKENEETSSSIYNQNGMHDPVVDFARFTKDNEGIEDEDLVAWVTVGLMHVPHSEDIPNTATAANSASFYLRPYNYFDEDPSMSSHDALLILPNKGGADINRFGTPQEPGCTVKDKVQDFKGVYGNN, encoded by the coding sequence ATGGCTAAGGACAGGACACGAGAAACTTGTATCTTGAGGGTCGCCTGTGCCGCGCTAACTTTATTGTCTCTTGCGCTAATAGTCACATTGATTGTGGTGACGACTAAAGGCAAGAGAGAAGCCTTGGGGGATGGAACGGCGTCTCGACAGCAGGATGATTGTCCTGACGCAACCAAGTTATCTGCTTCACCAGTTCGTTCAGCAGGGCTTTATGACGATTTATCAAAGGACGAAATCATTGCTGTGAGAGATTACATTCTTCAACAGCCGTCACTTAATCTCACGGCTTATGAGAATGCCGCCCTCAACGACAACTATATTTTCTTGATCGAGTTGAAGCAGCCACCCAAAGACAAAGCACTCGATTTTCTGGACCATGAAAATGCACCTAAACCAGAGCGTACCGCTAGAGTAGTTATTTACAATGGAGGAAAGAAACCACCCATAGTGAGCGAATATTTGGTGAGTCCTGCGGGAAACCCGATACGATATCAAGAAACACGAGGCCCTGGACAGAAATATCCCATTCCATTCGATATGCGAGCAATGGATGGAAAAGAGGCCGAAGTCACGGAACGCATTGTGTCAAATGCAGCGAAGCAAGCAAACAAGCTTCTGCGGGAAAGCTACGATGGCTATACATACGATGGCTGCACGGATCGCTGTTTAACATGGTCTGATTCTGGTCCAGGGGAATTTGGAAAGCGAGGAAAATGGATTTGGTTCTTACGAGATCTCCAAGGCAACTATGTACAACCGGTCGGATTTGAATTGTACCTCAACACGCAAGGATCAGACTCAACTTTGTGGAAAATTGGAAAGGTGTTTTATTTCAACTCGTCTTTCGACAGCGTGGGGGATTTAATGGATGCTTACACCAATGGTTCTATTCCCAAAGTGTTCCTTCCGGCACCATCTTATTCGAGTGATTCTCCATTGTATTCATCCTTCCTCCGCCGGGGAGAACCACAACCCCCCATACCCTTAAGGCCACCTCGCGTTGTTGAACCCGATGGAAAGCGTTACACTGTCAGCGGTCGTCACGTGGAATACATGAAGTGGAGCTTTGATTTCCGGTCTCGAAGTTCTACCGGCCTGCAGGTGTTCGATATCAGATTCGACGGACAAAGAATCGTATACGAGCTAAGCTTACAGGAGGCTGCCGCATTTTATTCCGGATGGAGCCCCATGCAGATGCAAACAGATTATTTGGATACTGCTTGGGGCATGGGAAGCAGCAAATTTGAACTAGTTCGAGGTACTGATTGCCCCGACACTGCAACTTTCTTTGATACAATCCATTTCGTAGACGCCATAGATCCAGTCAAGTACAGGAATTCGATCTGTTTATTTGAGCTGGATCTAGGACTTCCTCTCCGGCGACATTTTGACAACAACTTTCAAGGTGGTTATGACTTCTACGGAGGCATGCCAGGGAGCGCATTGGTCTTGCGCTCAATATCAACGGCGTATAACTACGACTACATATATGATTACTTGTTCTATCCTAACGGCGTTGTGGAAGCAAGAGTGTCGACCACTGGCTATGTGCAGGCAACACTTTGGACACCCAACGAGGCTTCTTATGGAAATCCAATCCATCCATGGGTAGCGGGTACAATTCATGATCATTTACTCCATTACAAGGTGGACCTGGATATTTCGGGACGAAAACACTCTTACGAAACAATAGACATCAAGATTGAAAATATCACAAATCCTTGGTTTCCTCAGGCAAGGCGAGTGCAGAAGGTGCTTAGGAGGAACGTAAAGAAAACCGAGCAAGACGctatttacaaacaaaacttcgAACATCCAAAGTATCTGAATTTCTTTAACAAAGGAATCGTGAACAAGATGGGCGTCAGTCGAGGCTACCGCATTCATATCCGGGACATGATGAAGCAGATGTACCCTAAAGACTGGGGCATAGTTAATGGTGCTGCGTGGACAGAAAACCAAATGACCGTCacaaaatggaaggaaaatgaagaaacaagTTCTTCCATATACAATCAAAATGGCATGCATGACCCCGTAGTCGACTTTGCGAGATTTACAAAAGATAACGAAGGTATCGAGGACGAAGATCTGGTTGCCTGGGTGACAGTAGGTCTCATGCATGTGCCTCATTCCGAGGATATACCGAACACCGCAACCGCTGCGAACTCGGCCAGCTTTTACCTTCGTCCCTACAACTACTTTGACGAGGATCCTTCAATGTCTTCACACGATGCCTTATTGATTTTACCAAATAAGGGTGGTGCGGATATCAACAGATTCGGAACACCTCAGGAGCCTGGCTGTACAGTGAAAGATAAAGTTCAAGACTTTAAAGGCGTTTATGGGAATAATTGA
- the LOC136907519 gene encoding XK-related protein 4-like isoform X3 gives MELSLKDVRAKIFLRFIGCPTVMKETSSSACLCQFVSCRSSSRRLLQWILDTRPSELPKDPETKLWYERGYCTRFDLLFPFLTASLMLLDVAFDLKVAITHYCRGDIAWASLTIAFALVSLVSINIVSANWFLEDQRSFKMEIMSKNGLAIKRWFYVCHVFLCGGLLRCCQIFRTVRLIRRKKTQSPGDKERFRLYIAQLQDSSALGVLEAFMEEAPQVSLQLYIMLRRRSFDPESYEDLTVALRKDTRRFGYPYYVLVLIENIVMVTWWTFVTTEYSLQFKIAMVLAECLTFFTGIVSLTLFYRCFHPSAASAREELDAGPRFSSLKIMYKRAQWERREHKKEISTFKTMNNQTFDHEGKDVLSADTIL, from the exons ATGGAATTGagtcttaaggacgttcgcgccaaaatcttcctacg GTTCATTGGTTGCCCAACGGTGATGAAGGAAACTTCGTCGAGTGCTTGTCTCTGCCAGTTTGTCTCGTGTCGCTCAAGTTCTCGACGATTGTTGCAATGGATCTTAGATACAAGACCAAGTGAACTTCCTAAAGACCCAGAGACGAAGTTATGGTACGAACGAGGCTATTGCACGAGGTTCGACCTTCTTTTCCCGTTTTTAACAGCTTCGTTAATGTTGTTGGACGTTGCGTTCGATTTAAAAGTTGCCATAACTCACTATTGCCGAGGGGATATCGCTTGGGCATCTCTTACCATCGCATTTGCGCTCGTGTCGCTTGTCTCAATTAACATCGTTTCGGCAAACTGGTTTCTTGAAGATCAAAGGAGTTTCAAAATGGAAATCATGAGCAAAAATGGACTGGCTATCAAGAGATGGTTTTATGTGTGCCACGTCTTTCTCTGTGGAGGCCTGTTAAG aTGTTGCCAGATATTCAGGACCGTTCGCTTGATACGGAGGAAGAAAACTCAATCACCGGGTGATAAAGAACGCTTTCGTTTGTACATCGCCCAGCTTCAGGATTCCAGTGCCCTCGGAGTTTTGGAGGCCTTTATGGAAGAAGCCCCACAG GTGTCTTTGCAGCTGTACATCATGTTAAGGAGAAGAAGCTTTGACCCTGAATCGTATGAGGACCTCACAGTGGCTCTAA GAAAAGATACTCGCAGATTCGGATATCCATATTACGTACTTGTGCTTATTGAAAATATCGTCATGGTTACCTGGTGGACCTTCGTCACCACAGAATACAGTTTGCAATTCAAAATTGCCATGGTTTTAGCGGAGTGTCTGACATTTTTTACTGGTATAGTTTCATTgactttgttttatcgctgtTTTCACCCGTCTGCTGCTTCCGCCAGGGAAGAGCTCGATGCAGGACCGCGATTTTCTTCGCTGAAGATCATGTACAAGAGAGCTCAGTGGGAAAGGCGAGAACACAAGAAAGAAATATCAACATTTAAAACGATGAATAATCAAACATTTGACCATGAAGGCAAAGACGTACTGTCTGCAGATACAATTTTATGA
- the LOC136907519 gene encoding XK-related protein 6-like isoform X2, translated as MKETSSSACLCQFVSCRSSSRRLLQWILDTRPSELPKDPETKLWYERGYCTRFDLLFPFLTASLMLLDVAFDLKVAITHYCRGDIAWASLTIAFALVSLVSINIVSANWFLEDQRSFKMEIMSKNGLAIKRWFYVCHVFLCGGLLRCCQIFRTVRLIRRKKTQSPGDKERFRLYIAQLQDSSALGVLEAFMEEAPQVSLQLYIMLRRRSFDPESYEDLTVALSIPKSLVLFSFNLLIYARYIRLADRESHQLKWFSLGALFFFLWRLFMLASRILALALFASCSRPYVFVVVGIHFLVSYVLLWRQECEYFESQPIKQKFFRCAIAYVHVFCFFPLEGKDTRRFGYPYYVLVLIENIVMVTWWTFVTTEYSLQFKIAMVLAECLTFFTGIVSLTLFYRCFHPSAASAREELDAGPRFSSLKIMYKRAQWERREHKKEISTFKTMNNQTFDHEGKDVLSADTIL; from the exons ATGAAGGAAACTTCGTCGAGTGCTTGTCTCTGCCAGTTTGTCTCGTGTCGCTCAAGTTCTCGACGATTGTTGCAATGGATCTTAGATACAAGACCAAGTGAACTTCCTAAAGACCCAGAGACGAAGTTATGGTACGAACGAGGCTATTGCACGAGGTTCGACCTTCTTTTCCCGTTTTTAACAGCTTCGTTAATGTTGTTGGACGTTGCGTTCGATTTAAAAGTTGCCATAACTCACTATTGCCGAGGGGATATCGCTTGGGCATCTCTTACCATCGCATTTGCGCTCGTGTCGCTTGTCTCAATTAACATCGTTTCGGCAAACTGGTTTCTTGAAGATCAAAGGAGTTTCAAAATGGAAATCATGAGCAAAAATGGACTGGCTATCAAGAGATGGTTTTATGTGTGCCACGTCTTTCTCTGTGGAGGCCTGTTAAG aTGTTGCCAGATATTCAGGACCGTTCGCTTGATACGGAGGAAGAAAACTCAATCACCGGGTGATAAAGAACGCTTTCGTTTGTACATCGCCCAGCTTCAGGATTCCAGTGCCCTCGGAGTTTTGGAGGCCTTTATGGAAGAAGCCCCACAG GTGTCTTTGCAGCTGTACATCATGTTAAGGAGAAGAAGCTTTGACCCTGAATCGTATGAGGACCTCACAGTGGCTCTAAGTATCCCCAAATCACTTGTTCTCTTCTCATTTAATTTGCTCATCTACGCAAGATACATTCGACTCGCAGACAGAGAGAGTCACCAGCTCAAATGGTTCAGTCTGGGTGCCCTGTTCTTTTTCTTGTGGCGCCTGTTTATGCTGGCGTCCAGAATACTAGCTCTTGCACTGTTTGCTTCGTGTTCCCGTCCTTACGTGTTTGTAGTGGTCGGAATCCACTTTTTAGTTTCATATGTTCTCCTCTGGCGACAAGAATGCGAGTACTTTGAAAGCCAGCCAATCAAACAGAAGTTCTTTAGATGCGCCATTGCTTATGTCCacgttttttgcttttttccacTTGAAGGAAAAGATACTCGCAGATTCGGATATCCATATTACGTACTTGTGCTTATTGAAAATATCGTCATGGTTACCTGGTGGACCTTCGTCACCACAGAATACAGTTTGCAATTCAAAATTGCCATGGTTTTAGCGGAGTGTCTGACATTTTTTACTGGTATAGTTTCATTgactttgttttatcgctgtTTTCACCCGTCTGCTGCTTCCGCCAGGGAAGAGCTCGATGCAGGACCGCGATTTTCTTCGCTGAAGATCATGTACAAGAGAGCTCAGTGGGAAAGGCGAGAACACAAGAAAGAAATATCAACATTTAAAACGATGAATAATCAAACATTTGACCATGAAGGCAAAGACGTACTGTCTGCAGATACAATTTTATGA
- the LOC136907519 gene encoding XK-related protein 8-like isoform X1 has protein sequence MELSLKDVRAKIFLRFIGCPTVMKETSSSACLCQFVSCRSSSRRLLQWILDTRPSELPKDPETKLWYERGYCTRFDLLFPFLTASLMLLDVAFDLKVAITHYCRGDIAWASLTIAFALVSLVSINIVSANWFLEDQRSFKMEIMSKNGLAIKRWFYVCHVFLCGGLLRCCQIFRTVRLIRRKKTQSPGDKERFRLYIAQLQDSSALGVLEAFMEEAPQVSLQLYIMLRRRSFDPESYEDLTVALSIPKSLVLFSFNLLIYARYIRLADRESHQLKWFSLGALFFFLWRLFMLASRILALALFASCSRPYVFVVVGIHFLVSYVLLWRQECEYFESQPIKQKFFRCAIAYVHVFCFFPLEGKDTRRFGYPYYVLVLIENIVMVTWWTFVTTEYSLQFKIAMVLAECLTFFTGIVSLTLFYRCFHPSAASAREELDAGPRFSSLKIMYKRAQWERREHKKEISTFKTMNNQTFDHEGKDVLSADTIL, from the exons ATGGAATTGagtcttaaggacgttcgcgccaaaatcttcctacg GTTCATTGGTTGCCCAACGGTGATGAAGGAAACTTCGTCGAGTGCTTGTCTCTGCCAGTTTGTCTCGTGTCGCTCAAGTTCTCGACGATTGTTGCAATGGATCTTAGATACAAGACCAAGTGAACTTCCTAAAGACCCAGAGACGAAGTTATGGTACGAACGAGGCTATTGCACGAGGTTCGACCTTCTTTTCCCGTTTTTAACAGCTTCGTTAATGTTGTTGGACGTTGCGTTCGATTTAAAAGTTGCCATAACTCACTATTGCCGAGGGGATATCGCTTGGGCATCTCTTACCATCGCATTTGCGCTCGTGTCGCTTGTCTCAATTAACATCGTTTCGGCAAACTGGTTTCTTGAAGATCAAAGGAGTTTCAAAATGGAAATCATGAGCAAAAATGGACTGGCTATCAAGAGATGGTTTTATGTGTGCCACGTCTTTCTCTGTGGAGGCCTGTTAAG aTGTTGCCAGATATTCAGGACCGTTCGCTTGATACGGAGGAAGAAAACTCAATCACCGGGTGATAAAGAACGCTTTCGTTTGTACATCGCCCAGCTTCAGGATTCCAGTGCCCTCGGAGTTTTGGAGGCCTTTATGGAAGAAGCCCCACAG GTGTCTTTGCAGCTGTACATCATGTTAAGGAGAAGAAGCTTTGACCCTGAATCGTATGAGGACCTCACAGTGGCTCTAAGTATCCCCAAATCACTTGTTCTCTTCTCATTTAATTTGCTCATCTACGCAAGATACATTCGACTCGCAGACAGAGAGAGTCACCAGCTCAAATGGTTCAGTCTGGGTGCCCTGTTCTTTTTCTTGTGGCGCCTGTTTATGCTGGCGTCCAGAATACTAGCTCTTGCACTGTTTGCTTCGTGTTCCCGTCCTTACGTGTTTGTAGTGGTCGGAATCCACTTTTTAGTTTCATATGTTCTCCTCTGGCGACAAGAATGCGAGTACTTTGAAAGCCAGCCAATCAAACAGAAGTTCTTTAGATGCGCCATTGCTTATGTCCacgttttttgcttttttccacTTGAAGGAAAAGATACTCGCAGATTCGGATATCCATATTACGTACTTGTGCTTATTGAAAATATCGTCATGGTTACCTGGTGGACCTTCGTCACCACAGAATACAGTTTGCAATTCAAAATTGCCATGGTTTTAGCGGAGTGTCTGACATTTTTTACTGGTATAGTTTCATTgactttgttttatcgctgtTTTCACCCGTCTGCTGCTTCCGCCAGGGAAGAGCTCGATGCAGGACCGCGATTTTCTTCGCTGAAGATCATGTACAAGAGAGCTCAGTGGGAAAGGCGAGAACACAAGAAAGAAATATCAACATTTAAAACGATGAATAATCAAACATTTGACCATGAAGGCAAAGACGTACTGTCTGCAGATACAATTTTATGA